The DNA region ATATGAATAGATGAAAATCttaatatgaaataaaataatatatatatatatgtataattttttttatttatagggaACTCAAAAtacattacttaaaaaaaaaaataaaaaaaaagacccttGCCCTTTGTTGGTTTCATAAACagttttagaaaaaagaaaatttcttatttaatagtttaatacatttaaaatgaaattctcTTCTGAGAAAGCACTTTGCGAGtcctaatatataattttattaatattttaaaaaataaattatatattacattttattttaaaataatcttgCGCAGGGTTGCGACTAGTTTAATTAACATGCCATGTTTTAATTGGACTAATTAACACACATATCCATCTCTTTCTCAACCTCAAAATCCAGCCTCCATGAGCACTAATAATAATAGAACATCCTAGCCCTCCcaaatgaaatggaatgaaaaatataattttataatattctttcatttccttgtttgggagttttaatggtgGGAATGGAAAGACCATTCCCTTGTATGGGAGTGGAAAGACCATTCCCTTGtatgggagtttaagtgggaaaGAATAGAATGGATAAGAGAGAACACTTATTcttctctattcccttaaaacctcaaatgaATCCATTATATTCTCTCTATATTACTTTCAAATAAGATTACttatatttcattcattttcattcctttattttaaaatatccaatcaaggttacttaatttcatttcatttcattccattccattctttttcattcattttccttAGGCTTCATTTGaaagttcataagggaatggaatggaatgatcataagggaatggaatagaatataatgtatttaagtaagggaaaggaatggaaaagaatgcaatggaatggaattaagtaaccttgattggatgttttaaaattaagaaatgaaaatgaatggaatgtaagtaattttgtttggaagtaaTATGGaaaaaatggaatggaatcattttatgacaatattactattagacccctattttaaaataaaatgttgaatatataggggtattttgggagttttagtaaaaaaaatcattaaatctaattatatTCTCTCCCATTCTCCCAATTttgggggaatgaaaatttgaagttttaagggaatagagaggaatgagtgttccctcctactCATTcaattccctcccacttaaactctcaaataagGAAATGGGTTTCCCAAAtaagaatatttaaaattattcttttcattccattcctttctaTTCCATtacattccctcctcccaaataAGGCTTTACTtacgctttgtttgtttcaacaatgatattttctagaaaatgagttattttctaaaaagcattttctataaaactatctcattttctaatgtttggtagcaactttaaatgagttgaaaaacaatctcctaacttcccttatttagcttgctgtgagatagagttgttttccaaaaaaatttaatggaaaacaatctccaaaaataagTCATACATTTTATGTtaaccaaagatagttttcctttgacttatctttttttatgctaccaaacagtgaaaaacaaggaaaactatctttacacaaagtttttcattgaaacaaacggagcgttaaatacattccattccattctattttCTTATAATCATCCTATTTCATCCTATTCCATTCCATTATCTTGTGATCATCCTATTCCATTCCATGCCTTATCAATTTTGCACGCAAAGACTAACTCACTCTCTTTTCATTCAAACCCCCAATTTCTTCACTTCCACCTCTTAAGACTTAAACACAACAGAAAACTCCTATTGCATGACCTTCAACCCAGCAACCCCAAGTCTCTCGAGGTCACAATCAGCCTCTCACTCCCACAAAGTCCAAATCTGTAAGCACAATCTTTTTGAGCTCATGTACTAGCCTCATTTACTTATGTGAATATGGCTCTCGACTGCTTGTTTATGTATGCTAATGCAATTCCCATTTTGGGTGAAGATTTGATGGTTCCTAGAGTTTTCAATAACGTTAATTGTGATGAtgtttatgggtttggtttTAGTTCTCAAACCAAGCAATATAAGATTGTGGGAACTCTGAGGAAATAACACGAAATTCTCAAACCtgtgaaaaacaaaatagagaaaatacaCGCCAAAAGAAAACTAATCACACGCTCTATGGACTAAAcctcagaaaatctcccattcAAAACCACGCAACATCGTTCGGGTTGGGTTCGGGTCATCATCCGGATCAACACACAACTAAGttccacaaaacccaacaaaatgaATACTGTTAGAACTGGGCAAAATTTGGTAAATagtatattttttggaaaaaattcgGTGAATAGTATGCGGCTGAAAGTATTTAGTAAGTTTGACTGTtttttgaaaatcgagtttgtgaaactcgagttccaaccCAAAATCAAGTTTCTCAAACTCGATTTAGACCAGacgtgaattaaaaaaatttaaaaaaaaaaaaaaaaagtggaactcgagtttagtaaactcgagttccatgcttttaaaaaaaataaaccagaTGGAACTCGAGGGAAGCAAACATGagttccattattttttttaaatggaactcgaatttactaaactcgagttttactttttttaaaaaaaaaaaattcacttcaGGTCTAAATCGAGTTtgagaaactcgattttgggttggaactcgagtttcacaaactcGATTTTCAAACAACAGTCCAACTTACTAAATACTTTTAGCCACATACTATTCACTGaatatttttctgaaaaaatgCTGTTGAGCAAATTTTGCCGTTAGGGTTGTGGTTGTAGAGGAGAGTTGGGAAGGGAACTTGCTAGTTTGTCATCAAATGGTTTTCTGAATGGGGCTCTTCATTTGCTGCTTTATGAATTGACCGGGTTAGTGTGATTTGTATACTTTATACAATGTTTTACTTTCGGGAGTCAGAGGTTTCGGGTAGTTCTGGCTTTGGTGTGATTTGGTTTGAGAGGGTAAGAGAGGATAAATAATATGAGCTTGGGAGTGTTGGGTGGGTATCTCTTTTTATTGGGGCATTGTTTGGAATTATGATTGATGATGAATTAGGGTGCAAAGGAGTGTTGGACTAAGCGAGAGTTTGTGTTTCAATGGTTACCTGGAGAAGGTGGTTTCTTAAGGGAGCGTGTGAACTGcttgttatttttaaaagttggGAAATCTTGTTTTCATTTGATGACAGAGCTCTTGTTagttttttataaaatcaaaaggaTTTCAGAGGTATGGTGCTTATGGGATTAATTGGGTGCATTTTCTCACAAGCCAAGCCTTCTTTCACCAAGAAggtataaaatttagaactatgaaggtataaaattttaactgaagtcaactgtaaaaaaaaaaaaaaaaagtgttttgcTTATGTAGAAGAATGCTACATGCTAATTCTACTAatatagtttgatttttttggcaaaagaaaattatgtttGGGTGTGTAAAGTGTCCATGTTCAACTGTTTTGACAAAGTTGCCTGATTGATTAGTGCATGTATATCTTGcattttttctcaaaatgttTAGGTGATTAATGTTTAaaattcatttgtttttttaatactatttgaactttgaagcccTATATAGATATGGGATTATGCTTTTTGTAGCTTTACATTATAGGTTCCATCCAAAATTTAGTCTCTATGTTTTATTTGCCGTATATCTTTAGCATGCATTTTTATTGGTTATGAAAATTGTGATGCTGAATAAATCAACAAAATCAGTCAGGCTGATAAAGATTTTGGAAGCTGATTATTAGGCAACTAGAATTAGTTGATTGGTTTTAACATCAAGAAACAAGTATGGCATAAGAAACAAGCATAGCCATACTGGAGTTATGAACCCCTTGGAGAACTTGTTTATAGGTACTtgatttaaaacaaaatatccctgataattttatgaaattatgGCAACCATGACATGGCATTATGTTAGAATGTGACAAGTCAAGGAATGGACTGCATGCTCACTATAGGAGACTTAATGTCATAGAAAGTGAATAAAAATCGTGTCTTTAGGCTGCTGCAATTCAAAGTGACCATTTGGTTTTAACATCAAGCACAGACTCTCCCACCTTTATTATATCACCTTGTTGACACAAGTATGATTTTCCCATTTTTCTGCAATCACATGTGATTATTGAACTTTTTCTGAGTTTTTGACATATTGCTACTTTCTACTTCAACATACTTTACGGCACAATTTTGAAATGCAATGAAAATTTCCACTCTGAATTGTAGCGTTCAGTTCCCTTATAGAATTTACACATATTTATTTTGTCTTGTCTTATGCATAGTTTGTAGCATGTGCCTTGACTATTGAACCAAGTAGCATCTGGAATATGGATAACTGATATTTAactagaaagaagaaagaaagcgCATCCATTGATGAATATGATGAAGGTGAAATGATCATATAAGAggataatttgtattttgtagtttaaaaaaaaaaaagaaaaaaagaaagaaaaataaatcagcccaaacaaagaaaaaggcaTACCGGCACAATCACAATTACATCCAGAATTACATAAGTCATTCATGAATTACTTATAGAACCCCTTTGCTTTATCTCGGTCCTGATAATTCCTCTGGCAGTAATGGAGTTGCAGCCTCAACAGCCCCCTCATTGTGAACAACCGCTGTTTTTTCTCTCAATGCTGGTGGACTTGAAAAGTTATAATCCAAGTTATCTTCCACATGCATCACACCTTCCAATACCTTAACAACTACTGACATAGAAGGCCTCCTGATAAAATGACTCTGCAGACACCAGGCAGCGACCCTTAACATATTCACTACCTCTGCTCCATGTAACTGCATATCCACACTAGACTTATCAACCATATCCAAAAGTTGTCCTTCCTCTGCTTTTCTCTTGAAAAGGTTTAATAAGTGCATATCCTCCTCTGGCTGAGACAAGTCCATGTTTTTCCGCCCACAGCAAACTTCCATGACCACAACACCAAAGCTATACACATCTACCTTTTCAGTGATTCCTGAGTTCAACCACTCAGGAGCCATATAGCCTGGTGTTCCTCGCATGGTTGTTACAACTTGGCTCTGGTCCCTCTCAATTAACTTTGACAGcccaaaatctgaaatttttgcaTTGAAATTTTCATCTAGAAGGATGTTTTCGGGCTTGATATCTAAGTGAATTATTTTCTGCCTGCATTCTTCATGAAGATAGGCTAGTCCCTTGGCTACGTTGAGGACAATGTTCCTTCTGGTTTGCCAATCAAGAGGAGACTCTTGGACTCTATGGAAGATCCATTTATCTAGGGATCCATTGCACATGTACTCATAAACTAATATCCTGTGCAATGTTTCAGCACAGAATCCAATTAATCTTGCCAAATGGACATGATGAATGCTGCCTATGGACTCAACTTCTGCAAAAAATGACTTCTTCTCTTGACCAAAACTAGTAAGACATTTCACAGCTACTTTTATGCCACTTGGTAGGGTCCCTTGAAAGACTGCACCAAATCCTCCTTCCCCCAGCTTGCTACTAAAATTCTCGGTTGCACTTTTCAGGTCCTCATAAGAGTATCTAGTAGGCATCCCCGGTAATTGGTCAAGATAATCTTCCTCAATTTCTTTGTAATCCTTTGTAAATCGAAGAAATAAGAAGATGCCGACTGTCAGTGAGACACCAAAGACAGCTCCTAGAGTTGATCCCACTATGATTGCAACTTGATTTTTTCTACTTTTGGGAGAAATGGCTGAGGAATCCTTTGTAGCGTTCTGCACTTTAAATAATGCagaagtattataaaaatacatttgtTGTTCATTGTTGATGATCGAAAACACATCAGACAATAAAACGCAATCACCACTTGATGCATTCGATTTATATCGAAATAGAGCGAGTTTGCATGAACAGTTCTTCAAACAGGCCTGTTTGCAAGTCTCCATATCTGTATTGTTAATGTCAATGCTGAATCTGTAAGCAAAGTAATAGAGGTCCTTGATTTCGAGAAAGCTCTGAGACTTAGAAGAATTGCAAGAAATGGGTGTTATCGCTGTACACCCAAGATTGGGTTGCCTACCATCGACTTGTCTGAATAAATTTGTTGTACCATCTGCTCCAGGACAACTGCACTGCCCATTTGAACATATACCATAATTTCCACAAACAAATGGATAGTCACATGCTCCTAAATAAAGAAGTAGATCAGAAACCTGTTTCCAACTTGACCCTCCCCACTCATAAACCCTCAAATGCCCATCAGAATCAAACCGTATGAATTGAGCTGAAGATACAGGAGCAAAATTAAACTCTGCAAAACTTCCATTCATATATATAGCACTGTTTACAATACTCAGGGATTGATAATAGATTTGGAAGGGATTGGAATCAACATAGGCAACCAAACCTTCATTTTTATAAGCAAGAGATAACAAACCTTCAGTCAAATTCGATGCTGATTCAGTTGCTATTAGTTTCTGGCCAGACACCATCCTCTGCCCAGGAAGTAAAGAATCTGTTGGATGATCAAAAGACTGCCAGACCACAGCATTGTTTCTGCTAAAGAGCACGAGGTTTCCTTCCTCAGTTAAGTTTAAACCTGAAACAGACAAACTGGTTGTATTTGTAGACCAAACATAAGTGCCATCAGCATCTCTTAGGATCAAGTCTCCTTCTTGAGAGAGTTGCAGTGTCGCATTAATTTTGAGAGGTGTGTTCCTGTTTGCAGTCCACACTGCTTCTGGGAATTCTATGAAAGGAGGGTTGACACCTGTGCGGGTTTGGAATATAGAGACAGTAAAAAAGCAAGTACCCTTCCGGAATTGGCAGAGGAAGCCACAGACAAAGCGAGGTCCAAAGCTTCCCCTGAGAAGGACGGTCCTCAGACCATCCCAATTTGAACTATTCAGGCTGTCTAATGGGCTATTGATCCATGTTGTGGATAGATTGGCAACTGGAATCTCAACAATCTGGGCATTGATTAGAAGCGAAGAAGAAAGCAGAAGACAAAGGATGTGA from Castanea sativa cultivar Marrone di Chiusa Pesio chromosome 6, ASM4071231v1 includes:
- the LOC142638942 gene encoding G-type lectin S-receptor-like serine/threonine-protein kinase SD2-5, producing the protein MVVSLNLHILCLLLSSSLLINAQIVEIPVANLSTTWINSPLDSLNSSNWDGLRTVLLRGSFGPRFVCGFLCQFRKGTCFFTVSIFQTRTGVNPPFIEFPEAVWTANRNTPLKINATLQLSQEGDLILRDADGTYVWSTNTTSLSVSGLNLTEEGNLVLFSRNNAVVWQSFDHPTDSLLPGQRMVSGQKLIATESASNLTEAQFIRFDSDGHLRVYEWGGSSWKQVSDLLLYLGACDYPFVCGNYGICSNGQCSCPGADGTTNLFRQVDGRQPNLGCTAITPISCNSSKSQSFLEIKDLYYFAYRFSIDINNTDMETCKQACLKNCSCKLALFRYKSNASSGDCVLLSDVFSIINNEQQMYFYNTSALFKVQNATKDSSAISPKSRKNQVAIIVGSTLGAVFGVSLTVGIFLFLRFTKDYKEIEEDYLDQLPGMPTRYSYEDLKSATENFSSKLGEGGFGAVFQGTLPSGIKVAVKCLTSFGQEKKSFFAEVESIGSIHHVHLARLIGFCAETLHRILVYEYMCNGSLDKWIFHRVQESPLDWQTRRNIVLNVAKGLAYLHEECRQKIIHLDIKPENILLDENFNAKISDFGLSKLIERDQSQVVTTMRGTPGYMAPEWLNSGITEKVDVYSFGVVVMEVCCGRKNMDLSQPEEDMHLLNLFKRKAEEGQLLDMVDKSSVDMQLHGAEVVNMLRVAAWCLQSHFIRRPSMSVVVKVLEGVMHVEDNLDYNFSSPPALREKTAVVHNEGAVEAATPLLPEELSGPR